One Desulfurispora thermophila DSM 16022 DNA segment encodes these proteins:
- the mnmH gene encoding tRNA 2-selenouridine(34) synthase MnmH, which produces MIRNITVEEALEAMGSGAVLVDVRSEGEFAEVTIPGAINIPLFNNQERAQIGTVYKQVSPTAARRLGLKLVAPKLPALLEKFEQVAPAGEKVILFCWRGGMRSQFVAYMLEQMDFNVCRIMGGFKSYRRYVNSYLGTALPHRAVVLHGLTGVGKTEIIKKLPSYGVPVLDLETLAAHRGSVFGKVGMPASPSQKMFEGLIVQALRAAEKYGIFVVECESRRLGRLLVPLPVMQAIRDGYRVLLYADVPTRVERSLSGYVLDGSQDVVHALMEAVDVLVKYLGKSRSEQLKQWIAAGNYRPAVEFLLCDYYDPLYRYPDSPSADYHLCVDTKNLEKALEKIAAFVKSLPEYGRMVRGGEQYDNWSKIAPDEGKTGSFPGGCRECH; this is translated from the coding sequence ATGATTAGAAATATTACCGTTGAAGAAGCACTGGAAGCAATGGGCTCCGGAGCGGTGTTGGTGGATGTGCGTTCCGAAGGCGAATTTGCTGAAGTGACCATACCCGGGGCAATCAATATACCTTTATTTAACAATCAAGAAAGGGCGCAAATCGGGACAGTTTATAAACAGGTTTCACCCACCGCTGCCCGGCGGCTGGGCCTGAAGCTGGTGGCACCCAAACTGCCCGCCCTGCTGGAAAAGTTTGAACAGGTGGCACCGGCCGGGGAAAAGGTGATTCTTTTTTGCTGGCGCGGCGGGATGCGCAGCCAGTTTGTCGCCTATATGCTGGAGCAGATGGACTTTAACGTCTGCCGCATTATGGGAGGTTTTAAGTCCTACCGGCGTTATGTAAACAGCTACCTGGGCACTGCGTTGCCGCACCGGGCGGTGGTTTTGCACGGTTTAACCGGGGTGGGCAAAACCGAGATAATAAAAAAATTGCCTTCCTACGGCGTGCCGGTACTGGACCTGGAAACCCTGGCAGCGCACCGGGGCTCGGTTTTTGGTAAGGTGGGCATGCCCGCTTCGCCCAGCCAGAAAATGTTTGAAGGTTTGATTGTCCAGGCTTTGCGCGCCGCTGAAAAATATGGTATTTTTGTAGTAGAATGCGAAAGTCGTCGACTGGGACGCCTGTTGGTGCCGCTCCCGGTAATGCAAGCCATACGCGATGGTTATCGAGTGTTATTGTACGCCGATGTGCCCACCCGCGTGGAAAGGAGCCTGAGTGGATATGTGTTGGACGGTTCGCAGGATGTTGTGCATGCACTGATGGAGGCTGTGGATGTGCTGGTAAAGTATCTGGGTAAAAGCCGGAGCGAGCAGCTCAAGCAATGGATTGCGGCAGGGAACTACCGGCCGGCGGTGGAGTTTTTGCTCTGTGACTACTATGATCCGTTGTACAGGTACCCAGACTCTCCCAGTGCCGATTATCACCTGTGTGTAGATACTAAAAATCTGGAAAAGGCATTGGAAAAAATAGCTGCTTTTGTCAAATCCTTGCCGGAATATGGACGGATGGTGCGGGGAGGTGAACAGTATGACAATTGGTCAAAAATTGCGCCAGACGAGGGAAAAACTGGGTCTTTCCCTGGAGGATGCCGAGAATGCCACTAA
- a CDS encoding DNA translocase FtsK has protein sequence MSNAGRVNERLKNEVAGIALLALGLLLSFCFLCPAAGLVTGWISTGSGALLGYGRYFLPAWLLIKGYNRLWGRNRVGSVRQLAGGMLLFLVVQAAWHLLLFTGQEWPAALQGRGGGIIGAAIVLTGKWAFGLPGLAICLLAMALIGGKLYWSNGEQAGWRHVYWYGGTWGQRVWQKITAYLFEEEESLNKGESLLAKVNGRETLTVSQDRMAKIVVDAEMSGNNSEQGSLYRLARGKLPPLTLLRRPEKKTAAGAREIANRSRLLQETMKSFGLPVKVVSVSCGPTITRYEIVPPPGVKISRIVALADDLALSLAAPGVRIEVPVPGKACLGIEVPNDQQSIVYLRELLEEDGFWQSPSLLTVALGRDIAGEPVFVDLAGLPHLLLAGATGAGKSVCLNSIVASLLFRATGEQLRFVVMDPKKVDLAVFRDLPHLVFPVITSVRQATQALGWVMQEMERRYKLFAVQGVRQIMRYNQLIRERDGDMGECLPYIVVVIDELADLMLTAPGDIERGICRLAQMGRAAGIHLIIATQRPSVDVITGLIKANIPARIAFAVSSQVDSRTILEQAGAEKLLGKGDMLFLPGGSSRPVRVQGAYISDEELTGLVDFWRRTGRSDTAQGGKDDEEMLERAINLVTSTGQASVSLLQRRLQIGYTRAVRLLEAMENMGIVGSSGNGRQRMVLVRQAGLEQAGAGLEEGSGLENVPE, from the coding sequence GTGAGCAATGCGGGACGGGTTAATGAAAGGTTGAAAAATGAAGTGGCTGGGATTGCCCTTTTGGCCCTGGGTTTATTGCTGTCCTTTTGTTTTTTATGTCCGGCGGCCGGCCTGGTGACCGGCTGGATTTCCACTGGCAGCGGGGCTTTGTTGGGGTACGGGCGTTACTTTTTGCCTGCCTGGCTATTAATAAAAGGATATAATCGTCTTTGGGGACGTAACAGGGTGGGCAGTGTGCGTCAGCTTGCCGGTGGCATGTTGTTATTTTTGGTTGTACAGGCAGCCTGGCACCTTTTACTGTTTACCGGACAGGAATGGCCGGCAGCGCTGCAGGGGCGGGGAGGTGGAATCATTGGAGCAGCAATTGTTTTGACCGGCAAGTGGGCTTTTGGTTTGCCCGGCCTGGCTATTTGCCTGCTGGCCATGGCTCTGATTGGGGGAAAACTCTACTGGAGCAATGGGGAGCAAGCCGGCTGGCGACATGTGTACTGGTATGGGGGGACTTGGGGACAGCGGGTATGGCAAAAGATAACCGCCTATCTTTTTGAGGAAGAAGAGTCATTAAACAAGGGAGAATCACTTCTGGCAAAAGTTAATGGTCGGGAAACGCTCACTGTTTCCCAGGATAGAATGGCGAAGATAGTAGTGGATGCGGAGATGAGTGGCAATAACAGCGAGCAGGGCTCATTATACCGGTTGGCTCGCGGTAAACTACCTCCGCTTACATTGTTGCGCAGGCCGGAGAAAAAAACAGCGGCGGGGGCAAGGGAAATTGCCAACCGTAGCCGGCTTTTGCAGGAGACAATGAAAAGTTTTGGCTTGCCGGTCAAGGTCGTCAGTGTTTCCTGTGGGCCAACTATCACCCGTTATGAGATTGTGCCGCCGCCGGGTGTGAAAATCAGCCGCATTGTGGCACTGGCTGATGACCTGGCCCTGAGTCTGGCTGCGCCCGGAGTGCGCATAGAGGTTCCAGTGCCGGGTAAAGCTTGCCTGGGTATTGAGGTGCCCAATGACCAGCAAAGTATTGTATATTTACGTGAACTTCTGGAAGAGGATGGATTTTGGCAGAGCCCCTCTTTGCTCACGGTAGCTCTGGGCAGGGATATTGCCGGTGAACCGGTGTTTGTTGATCTGGCCGGGTTGCCGCATTTGTTGTTGGCCGGGGCTACCGGTGCAGGCAAGAGCGTATGCCTAAATAGTATTGTGGCCAGTTTGTTGTTTCGTGCTACCGGGGAGCAGTTACGCTTTGTGGTCATGGATCCTAAGAAAGTCGACCTGGCGGTGTTTCGAGACCTGCCCCACCTGGTTTTTCCCGTAATCACCTCTGTCCGTCAGGCAACTCAGGCTCTGGGCTGGGTCATGCAAGAGATGGAGCGTCGTTACAAGTTGTTTGCCGTGCAAGGTGTGCGGCAGATTATGCGCTACAACCAGCTGATTCGTGAACGGGATGGGGACATGGGTGAATGTTTGCCCTATATCGTGGTCGTGATTGATGAGCTGGCCGACTTGATGTTGACTGCCCCGGGAGACATTGAAAGGGGTATCTGCCGTTTGGCGCAGATGGGCCGGGCGGCCGGCATTCACTTGATCATCGCCACCCAGCGCCCTTCAGTGGACGTGATTACCGGTCTGATTAAAGCCAATATTCCGGCCCGTATTGCCTTTGCCGTTTCTTCCCAGGTTGATTCCCGCACCATTCTGGAGCAGGCCGGGGCGGAGAAGCTGCTGGGGAAAGGGGATATGCTTTTCTTGCCCGGTGGTTCCAGCCGGCCGGTTAGGGTACAGGGGGCATACATTTCCGATGAAGAATTGACCGGGCTGGTGGATTTTTGGCGCAGAACAGGCCGGTCGGATACTGCCCAGGGGGGAAAGGATGACGAAGAAATGTTGGAGCGGGCCATCAATCTTGTCACAAGCACGGGCCAGGCTTCGGTCTCTTTATTGCAGCGCCGGTTACAAATTGGCTACACCCGGGCAGTCCGCCTGCTGGAAGCTATGGAAAACATGGGCATTGTCGGGTCGAGTGGTAACGGCAGGCAAAGGATGGTACTGGTGAGGCAGGCGGGTCTGGAACAGGCCGGAGCGGGATTGGAAGAGGGGAGCGGGTTAGAAAACGTGCCTGAGTAG
- a CDS encoding DMT family transporter translates to MEKKGFMLIITAATMWGVAGTVAKYMFNNNASPFDLVQMRLLISFFILVLYLSLTNRSLLKINRRDVTYFLVFGTAGVAMVQFTYLYTISQTNVATAIFLQYLAPALVMVYGLLTRSESPTPAKFAALACAIGGGFCIVRGNLQGGLSVNTIGLISGLASALAFAFYTIYGKRGLRTYNPWTMLTWGFGVGALAWSFYAPPWQTWLAADWPTRVFFLYIAVFATTLPFGFFFVGLKYISPVKTGITSTLEPVVGALASFIFLGEVLTPVQIAGCLLILVAIVLINLQQNDTASATATSNASSPTG, encoded by the coding sequence ATGGAAAAGAAAGGATTTATGCTAATTATTACAGCTGCCACCATGTGGGGGGTTGCTGGCACGGTAGCAAAATATATGTTTAACAACAACGCTTCGCCCTTCGACCTGGTACAAATGCGCCTGCTTATCTCTTTTTTTATTTTGGTGCTATATTTATCTCTAACAAACAGGTCATTGCTCAAAATAAATCGCCGCGATGTCACCTATTTTCTAGTATTTGGCACAGCGGGCGTGGCCATGGTACAGTTCACTTACCTGTACACCATCAGCCAGACCAATGTGGCTACAGCTATCTTTCTTCAATACCTGGCCCCGGCTCTGGTCATGGTTTACGGACTGCTTACGCGCAGCGAAAGCCCCACACCGGCCAAATTCGCCGCCCTGGCCTGCGCCATTGGCGGAGGTTTTTGCATTGTCCGCGGCAATCTACAGGGCGGGCTATCCGTAAACACGATAGGACTTATCTCGGGTCTGGCTTCCGCCCTGGCCTTTGCCTTTTATACCATTTACGGTAAACGCGGCCTGCGCACTTACAACCCCTGGACCATGCTCACCTGGGGGTTTGGTGTAGGAGCCCTGGCCTGGAGCTTTTATGCCCCACCTTGGCAGACCTGGCTGGCCGCCGACTGGCCCACCAGGGTATTTTTCCTCTACATTGCGGTTTTCGCCACTACACTGCCTTTTGGTTTTTTCTTCGTGGGTTTGAAGTATATCAGCCCGGTAAAAACAGGCATCACCAGCACTCTGGAACCGGTAGTGGGTGCCCTGGCTTCATTTATCTTCCTGGGGGAAGTACTCACACCGGTACAAATCGCCGGTTGTCTGCTGATTTTGGTAGCGATTGTGCTAATCAACCTGCAACAAAATGACACCGCATCCGCTACGGCCACTTCCAACGCCTCCTCCCCCACCGGTTGA
- the uppP gene encoding undecaprenyl-diphosphatase UppP has product MTVWEAALLGIVQGLGEFLPISSSAHLVLLPWFFGWEYAGLRFDVALHLGTLLAVLFYFWQDWLVIIYEGFTRRRSAEGRLFWYLLLATVPGALVGYFLENYAETIFRSPLLIGIMLIVMAVILYLSDTLAASYKRMHQLSFADSLLIGLSQALAIIPGVSRSGVTMSMGRILGLSRETAARFSFLLSTPIVVGAGLLKLKDLTVADLNPPFVTGVLVSALVGFLAIKFLLRYLARNTFNIFVGYRILLGVAVIVLAAIRGQLHI; this is encoded by the coding sequence TTGACAGTGTGGGAAGCTGCTTTGTTAGGTATTGTACAGGGGCTGGGGGAATTTCTACCAATTTCCAGTTCAGCCCATCTGGTCTTGTTACCCTGGTTCTTTGGTTGGGAGTATGCTGGCTTGCGATTTGATGTCGCTTTGCATTTGGGTACGCTATTGGCAGTTTTGTTTTACTTCTGGCAGGACTGGCTGGTAATTATTTATGAGGGGTTCACCAGGCGCAGGTCGGCGGAAGGCAGGCTGTTTTGGTATTTGTTACTGGCGACGGTACCGGGTGCACTGGTAGGCTATTTTTTGGAAAATTATGCGGAAACCATTTTTCGCTCTCCTTTGCTCATTGGTATAATGCTTATTGTGATGGCGGTAATTCTGTACCTTTCCGATACCCTGGCTGCCAGTTACAAAAGAATGCACCAGCTAAGCTTTGCCGACAGTTTGCTAATTGGTTTATCCCAGGCCCTGGCCATTATCCCCGGTGTTTCGCGTAGCGGTGTGACAATGAGCATGGGGCGGATATTGGGTTTGTCCCGGGAAACGGCAGCCCGCTTTTCTTTCTTGCTCTCTACTCCCATTGTGGTGGGTGCGGGATTGCTCAAGCTGAAAGACCTGACTGTTGCTGATTTGAATCCACCCTTTGTTACGGGGGTGCTGGTATCGGCGCTGGTAGGGTTCCTGGCCATTAAGTTCCTCCTGCGCTATTTGGCGCGCAACACCTTTAACATTTTTGTAGGCTATCGCATTTTGTTGGGTGTAGCGGTCATTGTGCTGGCAGCAATACGAGGGCAGTTGCACATATAA
- a CDS encoding zinc-ribbon domain containing protein, translated as MSFADKTLVCRDCGEEFVFTAGEQEFFAEKGLTNEPSRCRQCRRLRKSQRETQTERQMYEAVCAECGAVTEVPFKPSGRRPIYCSTCYSNYRRTAY; from the coding sequence ATGTCTTTTGCCGACAAAACACTGGTATGCCGCGACTGTGGCGAAGAATTTGTTTTTACCGCCGGCGAGCAGGAGTTTTTTGCTGAGAAGGGTCTGACCAACGAGCCCAGCCGTTGCCGCCAGTGCCGCCGCCTGCGCAAATCGCAGCGCGAAACCCAAACCGAACGGCAGATGTATGAAGCTGTCTGTGCTGAATGCGGTGCAGTAACCGAGGTACCCTTCAAGCCCTCGGGTCGCCGACCCATTTACTGCAGTACTTGTTACAGCAATTATCGCCGTACAGCGTATTAA